The nucleotide window GAGGTAATTGCAAAACCATTTGTCATTCCCGAACGTCTCTATCGGGAATATGGTTTTTCAAGCCGTTAGAACCAGATTCCCGCTCAGAATCGTTGCGGGAATGACAGAATGGGGAGTTTTGCAATTACCTCACAAGTCAAAGAATATATTCATGAGAATTCGCTTGCCAACGCATTCTTCAGCGGGCGCTGCTTTTTGCGCTCCGCTGAAAGAAACTGTTCGGGATTTATTACCGATCTTCAAATCCTTCAACCAATGATTTGTATTTTTCGTGAATCATGTTCCGATCAAACTCCCAAAACTCTGCCAGCATGGCCTGATCCTCTTCATCAGTAAAGTAAGTTCTGGATGAGGGGAAAAAAATCTTGTCTTCCTTCTCGATATGTCTGGGATAAAACTCGGCAAGGGTTTTAAAGTTGGCGGCAATGTCGGCCAAGGCAGTCTCATCCCCTTTCCGGTAGAGGTTGTTGGCTTCAACAAGCGCTTGGGTTGTCTGGCGCCCAAACAAATGCTCCTTGATCAGTTCTTTCATGATTTGACTGTCTTCTGCTTTCAACGCTTTTTTATTCAGTTCTCGAAAAAGAATATCCTCCTCCTTTCCGTGATGCGTCCGATCGGCGTATACCCGGATGAAATCAACCGCTATATCCACGAACACAGGATCTACCGTGTGTTTCGATTCGATTTTGGCCAAGACGCCTTTAATAACCGAAAGCATTCGTTCAATCAGACGATGCTCTATCATGAGTGGGCCTCGTGCTTGCATATTAGTGCCTCCTTTTTGTATTCCCGAACGTGGAGTTCACCGGGGCGCGGTTTTTTGCGCCTCCGGTGCAATGATTTGTTGGGCTATGGAGTTTTGCGCAGCTCCGGCATGGAGTTGGAGACCCAGTGCACCGACTACTTTGAGGATAGTATCAAAGCCAGGACTGCGATCACCGGAGAGAGCTTTATAAAGGCTTTCCCGTGACAGGCCGGCATCACGTGCCACTTGGGTCATTCCCTTCGCTCGAGCAATATCGCCCAGAGCCTTGGTGATCAACGCAGCGTCACCCTCCGCCTCCTCAAGGCAAGCTTCCAGATAGGCGGCCATCTCCTCCGGTGTTCGGAGATGTTCTGCAACATCGTATCGGGTGGTGATGGTTTTTCTCATTGGTGACTCTCCTATAAGTTATCTGCGAGGCGCTGGGCAATTCTGATATCATTGGCCTGGGTGTGCTTGTCACCTCCTGCCAACAGAATAACCACCGCACGCCCCCGCTTGGTGAAATACACTCTGTACCCTGGACCGTAATCGATTCGCAATTCAGAGACACCATCCCCTACGGCTTTCACATCTCCTGCATTTCCGGCAGCCAGGCGCTCAATTCTGACCTGAACTCGCGCTCTTGCACGGAGGTCCCGCAGTCCGTCAAGCCACTGAGCGAAAGTCTCGGTTTTGCGTATTTCGACCATGAGGTATAGTAGCCTATAGGCTACAGCTTGTCAATGCCTTTTAAGTCCTCGGAATTATGCACCCCAACGTTCGCGCAGCGGGTTATGCGGATTCCGTTTGAGCGATTTGTTGGCGCCGCGCGAATCAGCACGCAGGCAACTATCAGGCAGGAGCTTCAGGCCTTCCCCAATCCGCCTGATATGTCGCGCCAACAAAACGTTCAAGCTTTAGCTTAGCTCCGCCGTTGCCGTCGCGCGCAGCGCGGCGGCAACAATTAATATACGTACCCTCTAATATCACTGCTTTAAACAACATTTGTCCTTTGAATTGACGTTCATCTACGCGTAAATTTATTGAAAAGTCAAATAATTATTTATTGAATACTTCGTGTAAATGTGTTTATTATCAGTAAAAGCACAACACGGATCATCAATGATTACTGGTAAATGAACAGACGGTCGAGAAGGCATGGGGGAACATCTATAAATGGTTCAGAAAATCGTCTTGCTGTCGATAGCCGGCGCCTTGGGGACGCTTTCCCGTTACGGGTTTGCCGGATTGATTCAAAGATGTAGCGGCGCGTCATTTCCCTGGGGGACATTTGCGGTAAACATGGCAGGCTGTTTCCTGGCCGGTTTATTCTGGACTCTGTCGGAAAACCGCTGGGCTGTTTCCGGTGAAACCAGAATAATTCTCCTGGTCGGTTTTATGGGTTCTTTTACGACCTTTTCGGCGATGATCCTGGAAACGGGCATGCTGTTGCGTTCAGCGGAGTGGGTCAGCGCGGCGGCTAATCTGGCTATCCAGAATGGCCTGGGGCTCGCCGTTTTACTGGCGGGGATGGCACTGGGAAGGGTGCTGTGATGGAGGATGAAAAATGAAACTTCCTTATGAATCAGTATTATTGCGTGTTTTTATCGGCGAAAGCGACAAGGCCAACGGTCGACCGCTTCATGAAGTCATTGTCGAGGAGGCACGTAAACGGGGAATGGCGGGGGCTACGGTATTGCGCGGGTTTCTTGGTTTTGGCGCCAACAGCCGAATCCATACTGCCAAGATCCTGCGCCTTTCCGAGGATCTGCCGATGGTAATCGAGATCGTTGATGCCGAGGAGAAAATAGAGGCTTTTTTGCCCGATCTGGATCAGTTGGTCGCAGAGGGGATGGTGACGCTCGAAAAGGTACGGGTGATTGTCTATCGGCACAACTCAAGGGTTTTATCCCCAGAGTCATAACGAAAAAATGTGAATTAATGAAACAATACGCTTTCCACATAATCGTGATAATCGTCCATGGCATTGGCAATTAAATCGACAGCCTCTTTTCTTCCGTAAATATGCGTAATTTCACAACGGCTTTTTTCGCCGCCCGGCATATCTTTATAGGTCAGAAAATAGTGTCGCAGACGTGCAACCACAGATTGCGGACAATCGGCGATGTCTTTGTATTCGCCGTAAACGGCGTCGTCTGCCAAGACGGCAATAATTTTATCGTCGGCCTCGGTGCCGTCCAACATACGGAAACCGCCTATCGGGATAGCTTGCACTAAAATATCGCCGTGCGTAATCTCCTTCTCCGTCAAAATGCAGACGTCCAAAGGGTCGCCGTCTCCCACAATTTCGGGACGTTTTAAGATTGTCGCACTTACGTCCCCGACTTTTTTACCGCAGTACGTTTGTGGAATAAAGCCGTACAAAGCCGGCAAAATGCTTGAATATTTTTGCGGACGGTCAATTGTCAAAAAGCCGCTCGCTTTATCTATTTCATACTTGACCGTGTCGGTGGGTACCATTTCTATAAAGCAGGTGACGATGTTCGGGGCGTTTTTGCCGATTTCCACACCGTGCCAGGGATGCGACTTGTAACGCAGCGACATCAATTTCCCGATCGGGTCGATGGTATTTCTTTTTTCTCTCATAGTATTATTATTCCTATGATTATACTGTTGCACATTTTTGTCCATTAGTTTTCTTACAAGCAGTGAAAAGAGCCGGCGCTTTTTCTCCATAGACAAGCGGAGCCTATGAAAACTGAACCAATGCGGTTCAAAACCGCAAGACCCCGGGTGTAGTCTCCCGGGGCCCTGCCACTAATCAGAAACCGCCAGAGCGGCGGATTATTTTTGGCTCCC belongs to Syntrophales bacterium and includes:
- a CDS encoding CrcB family protein, translated to MVQKIVLLSIAGALGTLSRYGFAGLIQRCSGASFPWGTFAVNMAGCFLAGLFWTLSENRWAVSGETRIILLVGFMGSFTTFSAMILETGMLLRSAEWVSAAANLAIQNGLGLAVLLAGMALGRVL
- a CDS encoding hemerythrin domain-containing protein, with the protein product MQARGPLMIEHRLIERMLSVIKGVLAKIESKHTVDPVFVDIAVDFIRVYADRTHHGKEEDILFRELNKKALKAEDSQIMKELIKEHLFGRQTTQALVEANNLYRKGDETALADIAANFKTLAEFYPRHIEKEDKIFFPSSRTYFTDEEDQAMLAEFWEFDRNMIHEKYKSLVEGFEDR
- a CDS encoding DUF190 domain-containing protein — translated: MKLPYESVLLRVFIGESDKANGRPLHEVIVEEARKRGMAGATVLRGFLGFGANSRIHTAKILRLSEDLPMVIEIVDAEEKIEAFLPDLDQLVAEGMVTLEKVRVIVYRHNSRVLSPES
- a CDS encoding putative addiction module antidote protein, with protein sequence MAAYLEACLEEAEGDAALITKALGDIARAKGMTQVARDAGLSRESLYKALSGDRSPGFDTILKVVGALGLQLHAGAAQNSIAQQIIAPEAQKTAPR
- a CDS encoding inorganic pyrophosphatase; translated protein: MDKNVQQYNHRNNNTMREKRNTIDPIGKLMSLRYKSHPWHGVEIGKNAPNIVTCFIEMVPTDTVKYEIDKASGFLTIDRPQKYSSILPALYGFIPQTYCGKKVGDVSATILKRPEIVGDGDPLDVCILTEKEITHGDILVQAIPIGGFRMLDGTEADDKIIAVLADDAVYGEYKDIADCPQSVVARLRHYFLTYKDMPGGEKSRCEITHIYGRKEAVDLIANAMDDYHDYVESVLFH
- a CDS encoding type II toxin-antitoxin system RelE/ParE family toxin, producing the protein MVEIRKTETFAQWLDGLRDLRARARVQVRIERLAAGNAGDVKAVGDGVSELRIDYGPGYRVYFTKRGRAVVILLAGGDKHTQANDIRIAQRLADNL